The Chroogloeocystis siderophila 5.2 s.c.1 genome contains the following window.
CAATAATGTATGCGCCTTTGAGTGAGGTTTCGATAAATTTCATGCTTTTCTCCAATAGAAATCTTTGTCTATTTGTTGCGTGCGCATTAAATATTCCAATTGTTTTAAGCGAGTGAAACCTCGGAATAAAAAGGTTTCTTCTGACATATCAATTTGAGTAAACAAGTTATATAGTTGCCTTGCACCACGCACGGCATCCCATTCGCATTTGAATCCTGGTAAGAGTGTGTTAATTTTCTCGAAGGAAACACGGTAGCTACGGTTGTCGGCACCATTGTCCCCAAAACTCACTTGGCAATTGGGGAACACCTCTGCAATAATCTCTGCAATCTCTTTGACACGGTAATTATGTGCGGTATCCCCAACATTAAAAATTTGGTTATGCACGATGTCGCGCGGTGCTTCTAGCGCACAGATAATTGCCTGACAAATATCAAGTGCATGGACTAGAGGACGCCAAGGAGTGCCATCACTTGTCATTTTGATTTCGTTCGTTGTCCACGCTAGCCCCGCGAGGTTATTCAATACGATGTCAAAACGCATTCTGGGCGAAGCACCAAACGCGGTCGCATTGCGCATAAAGGTGGGCGAAAAATTATCGTCTGCAAGTGCTTGCACGTCCCGCTCAACGAGCGTTTTGCACTCGGCATAGGCAGTTTGGGGATTGACGGGTGATTCTTCGGTGACATCAACGCCTGTGGCGACGCCGTACACGCTGCATGACGACATATACACAAAGCGCCGCACTCCTGCCGCTTTGGCTAGTTCGGCTAAACGTACTGAACCTTTGTGGTTAATTTCGTAGGTAATATGCGGTGCGAGTTGTCCAGTAGGGTCGTTTGACAACTCTGCCATATGTACTATGGCTTCCACACCTTGTAAGTCTTCAATTGTTATTTGGCGAATGTCTTTGTTAAGCGTTTTTGCAGTGAGGTCAGTGCCATTGTATAGCCAACCAGCTTTGTAGAATCCAGTAT
Protein-coding sequences here:
- a CDS encoding NAD-dependent epimerase/dehydratase family protein, with the protein product MKILVTGTEGYLGSLLAPMLMEAGHEVIAVDTGFYKAGWLYNGTDLTAKTLNKDIRQITIEDLQGVEAIVHMAELSNDPTGQLAPHITYEINHKGSVRLAELAKAAGVRRFVYMSSCSVYGVATGVDVTEESPVNPQTAYAECKTLVERDVQALADDNFSPTFMRNATAFGASPRMRFDIVLNNLAGLAWTTNEIKMTSDGTPWRPLVHALDICQAIICALEAPRDIVHNQIFNVGDTAHNYRVKEIAEIIAEVFPNCQVSFGDNGADNRSYRVSFEKINTLLPGFKCEWDAVRGARQLYNLFTQIDMSEETFLFRGFTRLKQLEYLMRTQQIDKDFYWRKA